In Legionella beliardensis, the following are encoded in one genomic region:
- a CDS encoding tryptophan--tRNA ligase has product MSALFDLNKRVVSGMRASGRLHLGHYHGVLKNWLTLQHQYDCYFFVADWHGLTTCYDDPGYIETILWDIVIDWLACGINPSLCKLFIQSWVPEHAELHLLLSMITPLGWLERVPTFKDQQEKLHDQDLATYGFLGYPLLQSADVLLYKASYVPVGEDQISHIELIREIARRFNHIYGREPNFEAQAQEAIAKMGRKNSKLYCELRKEFQQDGKLDSLNTAKALITNQYNLSIGDKERLLGYLDGSGKIILPEPQALLTETAKMPGIDGQKMSKSYNNTISLREEPASVERKILTMPTDPARVKRTDPGNPEKCPVWQFHKIYSSEEVKDWAQNGCLTAGIGCIDCKRPVIDAINQELETIQSSIKEFESDLGSVKQIVAEGSEAARDEANKTLKDVREAMGLDY; this is encoded by the coding sequence ATGTCTGCTTTATTTGATTTAAATAAACGAGTAGTTTCTGGTATGCGGGCCAGTGGCCGTTTGCATCTTGGCCATTATCATGGTGTCTTAAAAAATTGGCTTACCTTACAGCATCAATATGACTGCTATTTTTTTGTTGCTGATTGGCATGGTTTAACGACGTGTTATGATGACCCTGGTTATATTGAAACCATTCTTTGGGATATCGTTATCGATTGGTTAGCGTGTGGTATTAACCCAAGTTTATGTAAATTATTTATTCAATCTTGGGTGCCAGAACATGCAGAACTGCATTTACTGCTATCAATGATAACACCTTTAGGCTGGCTTGAGCGTGTGCCAACGTTTAAGGATCAGCAAGAGAAATTACACGACCAAGATCTAGCGACTTATGGTTTCTTAGGTTATCCCTTACTACAAAGTGCAGATGTCTTATTATATAAAGCGTCTTATGTTCCTGTGGGAGAGGATCAAATATCACATATAGAGCTAATACGTGAAATAGCACGGCGTTTTAATCATATTTATGGTCGCGAGCCTAATTTCGAAGCTCAAGCTCAAGAAGCAATTGCCAAAATGGGTAGAAAAAATAGCAAACTATATTGTGAGTTAAGAAAAGAATTCCAGCAGGATGGTAAACTTGATTCTTTAAATACTGCCAAAGCACTCATAACTAATCAATATAATTTATCCATAGGTGATAAAGAACGGCTTTTAGGCTATTTAGATGGTTCTGGCAAAATTATACTCCCTGAGCCGCAAGCCTTATTAACTGAAACTGCCAAAATGCCCGGTATTGATGGCCAAAAGATGTCAAAATCGTATAATAATACCATTAGCCTGCGCGAAGAGCCTGCTTCGGTAGAACGTAAAATTTTAACGATGCCTACTGATCCAGCGCGTGTTAAAAGAACTGATCCTGGTAATCCGGAAAAATGCCCGGTGTGGCAATTTCATAAAATTTATTCCTCTGAAGAGGTAAAGGACTGGGCCCAAAACGGCTGTCTAACAGCGGGCATTGGTTGCATTGATTGTAAGCGGCCTGTTATTGATGCAATTAATCAAGAATTAGAAACAATTCAATCCTCAATAAAAGAGTTTGAATCAGACTTAGGCTCTGTTAAGCAAATTGTAGCTGAAGGAAGTGAAGCTGCGCGTGATGAAGCCAATAAAACATTAAAAGATGTACGTGAAGCCATGGGCCTTGACTATTAA
- a CDS encoding Mth938-like domain-containing protein, translating into MHISLETGDQYAIQGYSESEVKIDSVIYQDNLVVSKYGVITNWQVPAIQQLSHENLSPLLTYEPKIIIIGHKLAGKFAPISLLQHLSSQRISLESMSIGAACRTYNILLNEQREVVLGLILT; encoded by the coding sequence ATGCACATTAGTTTAGAAACAGGCGATCAATACGCCATTCAAGGTTATAGCGAATCAGAAGTTAAAATTGATTCTGTCATTTATCAAGATAACCTAGTCGTAAGCAAGTATGGTGTTATAACAAATTGGCAGGTGCCCGCCATTCAACAATTAAGTCATGAAAACTTGTCGCCTTTGCTAACTTATGAGCCTAAAATTATTATCATTGGCCATAAATTAGCAGGAAAATTTGCTCCTATTTCTTTGCTACAACACTTATCAAGTCAGCGAATTAGCCTTGAGTCTATGTCTATTGGTGCTGCATGTCGCACTTATAATATTTTACTTAACGAACAACGTGAAGTTGTTTTGGGCCTTATTTTAACATAA
- the rluB gene encoding 23S rRNA pseudouridine(2605) synthase RluB — translation MSAERLQKILSQAGLGSRREMERWIEQGLVKVNGQLAKLGDSATAEDKITAKGKDIPNPLKRSVKTRILIYHKPIGEISSRHDPKHTRTVFDKLPTLRQGRWIQVGRLDINTSGLLLFTNNGELANYLMHPKYGLEREYAVRVHGQVSPELIKNLLKGVQLEDGLAQFKSITFQGGEGSNAWYHVTLTEGRNREVRRLWESQGVEVSRLIRIRYGNIHMPRFLTRGSYHELSAKEIDSLLASIPGLRLG, via the coding sequence ATGAGTGCGGAACGATTACAAAAAATATTGAGTCAAGCAGGATTAGGCTCTAGACGAGAAATGGAGCGCTGGATTGAACAAGGTTTAGTTAAAGTCAATGGTCAGCTTGCTAAGTTAGGTGACAGCGCGACAGCAGAAGATAAGATTACTGCCAAAGGTAAAGATATTCCTAATCCTTTAAAACGAAGCGTAAAAACACGGATTTTAATTTATCACAAACCAATTGGTGAGATTTCAAGTCGCCATGACCCAAAGCACACCCGGACTGTGTTTGATAAGCTTCCTACTTTGCGCCAAGGTCGTTGGATACAAGTAGGTCGTTTAGACATTAATACCTCAGGGTTATTATTATTTACCAACAATGGTGAATTAGCTAACTATTTAATGCATCCAAAATATGGGTTAGAAAGAGAGTATGCGGTACGAGTTCACGGACAGGTAAGCCCTGAACTTATTAAAAATTTATTAAAAGGTGTTCAGCTTGAAGATGGGCTTGCGCAGTTTAAAAGCATTACCTTTCAGGGAGGCGAAGGTAGTAATGCATGGTATCATGTTACCTTAACGGAAGGGCGCAATCGTGAAGTAAGACGATTATGGGAATCACAAGGTGTTGAGGTAAGTCGTTTGATTCGCATTCGTTATGGTAATATCCATATGCCTCGTTTTTTAACAAGAGGTAGTTATCATGAATTATCAGCTAAAGAAATAGATTCATTACTTGCATCTATACCGGGGCTAAGATTGGGTTGA
- a CDS encoding L-threonylcarbamoyladenylate synthase, producing MSQFFAIHPDNPQARLLRQAAKVIEDGGLIAYPTDSGYALGCKLGNKSALERIRLLRHLDKNHNMTLVCRDLSQLGTYARVSNPIFRLLKAFTPGSYTFILQATHDVPRLMLHPKRRTLGLRIPDNNITLALLEYFHAPLMSTTLILPGAEAPLSQPEAIQDLLGSKIDLIIDGGNCGYEPTTVVDLTGDYPVILREGKGDPEPFR from the coding sequence ATGAGTCAGTTTTTTGCAATCCATCCCGATAACCCACAAGCACGTTTGTTAAGACAGGCAGCAAAAGTTATTGAGGATGGAGGTTTGATTGCCTATCCAACCGATTCAGGCTATGCATTGGGCTGTAAGCTGGGTAATAAATCAGCATTAGAGCGTATCCGGCTTTTAAGGCATCTAGATAAGAATCATAATATGACACTTGTTTGTCGTGATTTATCACAATTAGGTACCTACGCACGCGTCTCTAATCCAATATTTCGTTTATTAAAGGCGTTTACGCCGGGATCCTATACCTTTATTTTGCAAGCAACCCATGATGTTCCACGTTTAATGCTTCATCCTAAGCGTCGAACCTTAGGTTTGCGTATTCCAGATAATAACATTACTCTTGCTTTGCTTGAGTATTTTCATGCGCCTTTAATGAGTACAACGCTGATTTTACCTGGTGCAGAAGCGCCTCTAAGCCAACCAGAAGCAATCCAAGATCTCTTAGGAAGTAAAATTGATTTAATTATTGATGGCGGTAATTGTGGCTACGAACCCACAACTGTTGTCGATTTAACAGGTGATTATCCCGTGATATTGCGAGAAGGAAAGGGCGATCCTGAGCCTTTTAGGTAG
- the alaC gene encoding alanine transaminase — protein sequence MSQFSRIKRLPPYVFNTLTQLKAEARARGEDIIDFGMGNPDQPTPPHIVNKLIETAKRPDTHRYSMSKGIPRLRRAMANWYKKNYQVDLDSEKQVLTTIGSKEGLAHLALAISGPGDTVLVPDPAYPIHTYGFIIAGANVKQIPLIEESQFLQAIEEAIEQTWPRPKALVINFPANPSTHCVDYNFFENVVALAKKHKIWVIHDLAYADIVFDGYKAPSILQVPGAIDIAIETYSLSKSYNMPGWRVGFACGNEELVAALTRIKSYLDYGTFTPIQVAAITALEGPDDCVKDICKLYEKRRDVLCEGLQELGWEVEKPKATMFVWAKIPPHYRHLGSLEFSKYLLKEAYTAVSPGIGFGPQGDNFVRFGLIENNQRIRQALRNLKALFKRDGYAKVI from the coding sequence ATGAGTCAATTTTCGCGTATTAAACGCTTACCGCCTTATGTATTTAACACCTTAACGCAATTGAAGGCCGAAGCGCGAGCGCGCGGCGAAGATATCATTGACTTTGGTATGGGTAACCCTGATCAACCAACACCTCCTCATATTGTTAATAAATTAATTGAAACTGCAAAACGCCCTGACACGCACCGATATTCAATGTCTAAAGGTATTCCGCGGTTACGACGTGCCATGGCAAACTGGTATAAAAAAAATTATCAAGTTGATTTAGATTCAGAAAAGCAAGTGCTCACTACCATAGGTTCTAAAGAGGGGCTGGCACACTTAGCGTTAGCAATAAGTGGCCCTGGCGATACCGTATTAGTCCCTGATCCTGCCTATCCAATTCATACCTACGGTTTTATTATCGCCGGTGCTAATGTGAAACAAATTCCTTTAATAGAGGAAAGTCAATTTTTACAGGCAATTGAAGAAGCTATCGAGCAAACTTGGCCTAGGCCTAAGGCATTGGTTATTAATTTTCCTGCTAATCCCAGTACGCATTGTGTCGATTATAACTTTTTTGAAAATGTAGTCGCTTTGGCCAAAAAACATAAAATTTGGGTTATTCACGACTTAGCTTATGCTGATATCGTATTTGATGGTTATAAAGCGCCTTCAATCTTGCAAGTGCCTGGAGCCATAGACATTGCTATTGAAACCTATTCCTTGTCTAAGTCTTATAACATGCCTGGCTGGCGGGTAGGGTTTGCTTGCGGCAATGAAGAACTAGTTGCGGCATTAACTCGCATAAAATCTTATTTAGATTATGGGACATTTACACCCATTCAAGTTGCTGCAATTACTGCTTTAGAAGGCCCTGATGATTGTGTAAAAGACATATGTAAGCTTTATGAAAAGCGCCGTGATGTTTTATGTGAGGGTTTACAAGAGTTAGGTTGGGAGGTTGAGAAACCTAAGGCGACAATGTTTGTATGGGCTAAAATACCGCCTCATTATCGCCATTTAGGGTCGTTAGAGTTTTCAAAATATTTGTTAAAAGAGGCGTATACAGCTGTTTCACCAGGTATTGGTTTTGGCCCACAAGGTGATAATTTCGTGCGTTTTGGTTTGATTGAAAATAATCAACGTATTCGTCAAGCTCTAAGAAATTTAAAAGCATTATTTAAACGAGATGGCTATGCTAAAGTGATTTAA
- a CDS encoding segregation and condensation protein A has translation MKERAEEDLVIATLSGKSFTDIPSDLFIPPDALELLLDSFTGPFDLLLYLIRHQNIDIMDIPIALITEQYMHYIQLMEESRFELAAEYLAMAAMLAEIKSRLLLPKAPNLDEEIEEDPRLALVEKLQRYEQFKYAALAIDNLPRLERDTFRFSLKPQALEPVILQPEVALSTLIHVMDELIKRQGHSIGHQIIKEALSVKERMLIVLEKLQNKSMLFSQLVILKEGRTGVVVTLLAILELARQSLVFINQTTEFAPIRLEVIS, from the coding sequence ATGAAAGAAAGAGCAGAAGAGGATCTTGTTATTGCTACCCTTAGTGGGAAGTCATTTACTGATATACCTTCAGATCTCTTTATTCCTCCTGATGCCTTAGAGCTATTACTTGACTCGTTTACAGGCCCATTTGATTTACTGCTATATCTAATTCGCCATCAAAATATCGATATTATGGATATTCCTATTGCTCTCATCACGGAGCAATACATGCATTATATTCAACTGATGGAAGAGAGTCGTTTTGAATTAGCTGCTGAATATTTAGCGATGGCTGCCATGTTGGCTGAAATTAAATCGAGGCTTCTGCTGCCTAAAGCGCCTAATCTTGATGAAGAAATAGAAGAAGATCCTCGCCTTGCCCTAGTAGAAAAATTACAGCGTTATGAGCAGTTTAAATATGCTGCCTTAGCCATTGATAATTTACCCCGCTTAGAAAGAGATACCTTTCGTTTTAGCCTAAAACCGCAGGCTTTAGAGCCGGTTATCTTGCAACCAGAAGTTGCTTTATCTACGTTAATCCACGTGATGGATGAATTAATTAAACGCCAAGGACATAGCATTGGCCATCAGATCATTAAAGAAGCTCTTTCTGTTAAAGAGCGCATGCTTATCGTATTGGAAAAGTTACAAAATAAATCAATGTTATTCTCCCAACTTGTTATCCTTAAAGAAGGACGCACGGGCGTTGTGGTTACCTTGTTAGCTATTTTGGAATTAGCCAGGCAATCGCTTGTTTTTATTAATCAGACAACCGAGTTTGCGCCCATTCGCTTAGAGGTCATTTCATGA
- the rlmD gene encoding 23S rRNA (uracil(1939)-C(5))-methyltransferase RlmD, translating to MGNKHHLSTAPQVAQIEKFSHDGRGIARINGKTTFIGGALPGETVSFQYTKVKKDFDEGQLLSVISRSAARAEPRCPHYQLCGGCSLQHLNEEMQIQEKQLLLLDLLQRIAHIKPELILPPLSSVSWNYRNKARLSVRYVEKKKAALVGFREKNNPRFIAEISQCPILNPKVDGNISKLRELIDSLENPHSIAQIEVAAGDEEVALILRNLESLTSNDEQVLRQFSQDNGFTLYLQPGNAQTVTRFHPPADSDFLTYSLPKENIHFKFHPTDFTQVNASLNQLMITHAMQLMDLKPDDIVLDLFCGLGNFSLPLAKRCKRVIGIEGSGAMVLRAQLNAQINNIANAEFYCADLDKPDGLKQFPIGEVNKILIDPPRSGALELVKQFAKLKITRLVYVSCNPATLARDSDILVNQLGFKLKAAGVMDMFPHTAHVESIALFEKG from the coding sequence ATGGGAAATAAGCATCACTTATCTACTGCGCCTCAAGTGGCTCAAATCGAGAAGTTCAGTCACGATGGCCGTGGCATTGCCCGTATTAATGGTAAAACCACCTTTATTGGGGGCGCCTTACCAGGCGAGACAGTAAGCTTTCAGTATACTAAAGTAAAAAAAGATTTTGATGAGGGCCAATTACTATCTGTTATATCTAGGTCTGCTGCACGGGCAGAACCACGTTGTCCTCATTATCAGTTGTGTGGCGGTTGCTCGTTACAGCATTTAAATGAAGAAATGCAAATACAAGAAAAGCAATTACTACTACTAGACCTGCTGCAACGCATAGCGCACATTAAGCCCGAGCTTATTTTGCCGCCCCTAAGTAGCGTAAGTTGGAATTATCGCAATAAAGCGCGTTTAAGCGTGCGCTATGTCGAAAAGAAAAAAGCAGCCTTAGTTGGTTTTAGGGAAAAAAATAACCCCCGGTTTATTGCCGAGATTAGTCAATGTCCAATCTTAAACCCTAAGGTAGATGGAAACATTTCGAAATTAAGAGAATTAATTGATTCGTTAGAAAATCCACACAGTATTGCCCAAATTGAAGTAGCGGCGGGTGACGAAGAGGTTGCTTTAATCTTGCGCAATCTAGAGTCGTTAACTTCAAACGATGAGCAGGTGTTGCGGCAATTTAGCCAAGACAATGGTTTTACTTTATACCTACAACCTGGTAATGCACAAACAGTCACTCGGTTTCATCCGCCAGCCGACAGCGATTTTTTAACTTATAGTTTACCGAAAGAAAACATCCATTTTAAATTTCATCCAACTGATTTTACACAAGTTAATGCCAGTTTAAATCAATTAATGATTACGCACGCCATGCAATTAATGGATTTAAAGCCTGATGACATCGTATTAGATTTATTTTGTGGATTAGGAAATTTTTCCCTACCGCTTGCTAAGCGCTGTAAACGGGTAATTGGCATTGAAGGAAGTGGTGCGATGGTTTTAAGAGCTCAGTTAAATGCTCAAATTAATAACATAGCAAATGCCGAATTCTATTGTGCTGATCTGGATAAGCCAGATGGGTTAAAGCAATTTCCTATTGGAGAAGTCAATAAAATATTAATTGATCCGCCGCGATCAGGGGCTTTAGAACTTGTTAAACAGTTCGCTAAACTGAAAATTACAAGACTTGTTTATGTTTCCTGTAATCCTGCCACCCTAGCACGTGATAGTGATATTCTGGTTAATCAATTAGGTTTTAAGCTAAAAGCAGCTGGCGTGATGGATATGTTTCCCCATACAGCGCATGTTGAATCCATTGCTTTATTTGAAAAAGGGTAA
- the relA gene encoding GTP diphosphokinase, whose protein sequence is MVKVKESEPWITEDGHIDVELWLAQLGSKGYFQDLERIRNACTLSQLACGDHATEAGFPCLQQGLLMADILADLEVDQDTLIAAIIFVSVHYADLSLDDVEEQCGPAISKLVKGIEKMNAINNLKPLNTYQQNKHQLDNVRRMLLAMVDDARVVLIKLAERLCFLRASTQLPEALRKQIATEAMDIYAPLANRLGIGAIKWEMEDLAFRHLCPEDYKSIAKGLKAKRLERDKYVDLIVAELNNQIKATGAQHFAVYGRSKHIHSIYRKMTRKNVSLDEIYDATAVRVLVETVDQCYDVLGIVHFLWKQIPAEFDDYISHPKANGYQSLHTAVEGPEGRVFEVQIRTFHMHDLAEMGVAAHWKYKEGGTSRKESHELKIEWLRDVLAWHKEMATSSGVPEAMEREFLEDRVYVFTPDGDVLDLPNGVTPLDFAYHVHSQVGHRCRGAKVNGTIVPLTYALKTGDRIEILTGKEERPSRDWINPHLNYLKTSRAKAKVLHWFKMQDYDKNRAEGQEILDKELKNLGIKAERLHDVATSFNFKRLDDLLAALGRGDIKLGQILHRLSPIEEIDPESVIVKSKPHPIPETRGSDLKIEGVGNLLTSMARCCQPLPGDEVVGYITIGRGVSIHRQDCPNIIHASEKQRQRFIQVSWGSSTRDHYVVDILVKAFNRSDLLRDITSLLANEKAHVYALQSQSSKQDNIAFITLTIEIDGLNSLSRLLNKLEQIPNILEARRQVGG, encoded by the coding sequence ATGGTTAAAGTCAAAGAGAGTGAACCTTGGATAACTGAAGATGGCCATATTGATGTTGAGCTTTGGTTAGCGCAATTAGGCTCAAAAGGTTACTTTCAGGATTTAGAGCGTATACGCAATGCGTGCACATTAAGCCAACTGGCTTGCGGTGATCATGCAACTGAAGCCGGCTTTCCATGCCTACAGCAAGGTTTATTAATGGCTGATATTTTAGCCGATTTAGAAGTTGATCAAGATACGCTTATTGCAGCTATTATTTTTGTTAGCGTTCATTATGCAGATTTATCGCTAGATGATGTGGAAGAGCAATGTGGCCCTGCTATTTCTAAATTAGTTAAAGGCATTGAAAAAATGAATGCCATTAATAATTTAAAGCCTCTAAATACTTATCAACAAAATAAACACCAACTTGATAATGTTCGCAGAATGCTGTTAGCGATGGTTGATGATGCACGCGTTGTTTTAATTAAGTTAGCAGAACGTTTATGTTTTCTGCGTGCCTCCACTCAATTACCAGAAGCGTTACGTAAGCAAATTGCCACTGAGGCCATGGATATTTATGCACCGCTTGCTAATCGGTTGGGGATTGGCGCTATTAAATGGGAAATGGAAGATTTAGCGTTCCGACACCTTTGTCCTGAGGATTATAAGTCCATTGCGAAAGGGTTAAAAGCAAAACGACTGGAGCGTGACAAGTACGTTGATTTGATTGTGGCTGAATTAAATAATCAAATAAAAGCCACAGGCGCTCAACATTTTGCAGTCTATGGCCGCTCTAAACACATTCATAGCATCTATCGTAAGATGACTAGAAAGAATGTTTCACTAGATGAAATCTATGATGCAACGGCAGTCAGAGTGCTCGTTGAAACGGTCGATCAATGCTACGACGTGTTAGGTATTGTTCATTTTCTATGGAAACAAATTCCTGCAGAATTTGACGATTATATTAGCCACCCTAAAGCGAATGGTTATCAGTCGCTTCATACCGCTGTTGAAGGGCCTGAAGGGCGCGTATTTGAAGTGCAAATACGTACGTTTCATATGCATGATTTAGCAGAAATGGGAGTGGCTGCACATTGGAAATACAAAGAAGGTGGTACGTCGCGCAAAGAAAGTCATGAACTTAAAATTGAATGGCTGCGTGATGTATTAGCCTGGCATAAAGAAATGGCGACTTCTAGTGGTGTCCCTGAAGCCATGGAAAGAGAGTTTCTAGAAGACAGAGTTTATGTTTTTACGCCTGATGGTGATGTATTAGATTTACCAAATGGCGTCACGCCACTTGATTTTGCTTATCATGTTCACAGTCAGGTTGGTCATCGTTGTCGTGGCGCGAAAGTCAATGGCACGATTGTTCCTTTAACCTATGCCTTGAAAACCGGCGATCGCATCGAAATTTTAACAGGAAAAGAAGAACGACCTTCCAGAGATTGGATTAATCCCCACCTTAACTATTTAAAAACCTCTAGAGCCAAAGCAAAAGTTTTGCATTGGTTTAAGATGCAAGATTATGATAAGAATCGAGCCGAAGGTCAGGAAATTTTAGATAAAGAGCTAAAAAATCTAGGAATTAAAGCAGAGCGTTTGCATGATGTAGCTACTTCTTTTAATTTTAAGCGATTAGATGATTTACTTGCGGCCCTAGGTAGAGGAGATATTAAATTAGGGCAAATTCTACATCGCTTGTCTCCTATTGAAGAAATAGACCCAGAGTCTGTGATTGTTAAATCAAAACCACATCCTATCCCCGAGACACGCGGCAGTGATTTAAAAATTGAAGGTGTTGGTAATCTTCTTACTAGTATGGCTCGTTGTTGTCAGCCACTGCCAGGCGATGAAGTGGTTGGCTATATTACCATAGGACGAGGTGTCTCTATTCACCGGCAGGACTGTCCCAATATTATTCACGCTAGTGAAAAACAGCGGCAGCGTTTTATTCAGGTAAGCTGGGGTAGTTCAACACGCGATCATTATGTGGTTGATATTTTAGTCAAAGCATTTAATCGATCTGATTTACTTCGCGATATAACTTCACTGCTTGCTAATGAAAAAGCACATGTTTATGCGCTACAATCGCAAAGTAGTAAGCAGGATAATATCGCCTTTATTACTTTAACTATCGAAATAGATGGATTAAATAGTTTATCCAGGTTATTAAATAAATTAGAGCAAATACCAAATATCTTAGAAGCGCGTCGGCAAGTAGGCGGCTAA
- the scpB gene encoding SMC-Scp complex subunit ScpB, whose translation MTNNELKYIVEALLMSSEKPLTLDQLMNAFEDWQRPEQKEIKKILQELALDYQERAIELVELAGGYCIQTKAQYGRWISRLQAEKPTKYSQALLETLAIIAYKQPVTRAEIEAIRGVSISTSILKTLREREWIKTAGHRDVPGKPAVYVTTKQFLNYFNLTSIEQLPPLKDNATLKNNRQSSLEEYSEL comes from the coding sequence ATGACCAATAATGAATTAAAATACATTGTTGAAGCACTACTAATGAGTTCAGAAAAGCCATTGACTTTAGATCAACTCATGAATGCTTTTGAGGATTGGCAAAGGCCAGAGCAGAAGGAAATTAAAAAAATTTTACAAGAGCTCGCGTTAGATTACCAAGAAAGAGCCATTGAATTAGTTGAACTTGCAGGCGGCTATTGTATTCAGACCAAAGCGCAATATGGACGTTGGATAAGCCGGCTACAAGCTGAAAAACCAACTAAATACTCGCAAGCACTATTAGAAACATTAGCAATTATTGCTTATAAGCAACCGGTAACCCGAGCAGAAATTGAGGCCATTCGGGGTGTGAGTATCAGTACATCTATTCTAAAAACGCTACGTGAGCGAGAATGGATAAAAACAGCAGGGCATCGTGATGTGCCAGGAAAGCCCGCGGTTTATGTAACAACTAAGCAATTTTTAAATTATTTTAATTTAACATCAATTGAACAATTACCGCCTTTAAAGGACAATGCTACGCTTAAAAATAACAGGCAATCATCTTTAGAAGAGTACAGTGAATTATGA